From one Notolabrus celidotus isolate fNotCel1 chromosome 24, fNotCel1.pri, whole genome shotgun sequence genomic stretch:
- the ddx4 gene encoding probable ATP-dependent RNA helicase DDX4 isoform X4, which translates to MDDWDEGSSSTAVAPSSFSSNEGIQGSSWNTDGGHGGRGRGRGGGFKSSFSSGGDENGTDGDSSWNKSGGEGGGFRGRGRGRGRGFGRSDRSDLNGDDDDEVRENGFRGGSRGGRGGRGGRGGGFRQGGDSGGGGGFGGYRGKDEDTFNKGEDKENKEGGDGERPRVTYVPEALPEDEDSIFAHYEKGINFDKYDDIMVDVSGSNPPQAIMTFEEAAMCDSLNKNVSKSGYVKPTPVQKHGIPIISAGRDLMACAQTGSGKTAAFLLPILQQLMADGVAASQFSELQEPEGIIIAPTRELINQIYLEARKFAHGTCVRPVVVYGGVSTGHQIRDICRGCNVLCGTPGRLLDMIGRGKVGLTKLRYLVLDEADRMLDMGFEPDMRRLVGSPGMPSKENRQTLMFSATYPEDIQKLAADFLKTDYLFLAVGVVGGACSDVEQSFVQVTKFSKREQLLDILKTSGTERTMVFVETKRSADFIATFLCQEKVATTSIHGDREQREREQALADFRSGKCPVLVATSVAARGLDIPDVQHVVNFDLPNNIDEYVHRIGRTGRCGNTGKAVSFFDPDHDGQLARSLVTILSKAQQEVPAWLEESAFSGGSGPTGMKNFASTDSRKHGGSFNDRSVQSQPAAPAAADDDEWE; encoded by the exons ATGGATGACTGGGACGAG GGATCTTCTTCTACTGCTGTGGCACCGTCCAGCTTCTCTTCAAATGAAG GAATACAAGGAAGCTCCTGGAACACAGATGGAG GTCATGGAGGAAGAGGccgaggcagaggaggagggtttAAGAGCTCGTTCTCTTCAG GTGGCGATGAGAACGGAACTG ATGGAGACAGTAGCTGGAACAAGTCAGGCGGAGAGGGAGGTGGATtcagagggagaggcagag GTCGCGGTAGAGGATTCGGCAGATCGGATCGCAGTGACTTAAACG GAGACGACGACGATGAAGTGCGTGAAAATG GGTTCAGAGGAGGAAGCCGAGGAGGACGAGgcggcagaggaggaagaggaggaggattcaGACAAG GTGGAGATTCCGGTGGCGGAGGCGGCTTTGGAG GTTACCGCGGGAAAGACGAGGACACCTTCAATAaag GGGAagataaagagaacaaagaaggAGGCGATGGGGAAA GACCGAGGGTGACGTATGTTCCGGAGGCGCTGCCTGAAGACGAAGACTCCATTTTTGCCCACTATGAGAAGGGGATAAACTTCGACAAGTACGATGACATCATGGTGGACGTCAGTGGTTCAAACCCACCACAGGCTATAATG ACGTTCGAAGAGGCAGCGATGTGCGACTCCCTGAATAAAAATGTCAGCAAGTCCGGTTATGTGAAGCCGACTCCGGTGCAGAAACACGGCATCCCGATCATCTCCGCCGGTAGAGACCTGATGGCCTGTGCACAGACCGGATCTGGTAAAACG GCGGCATTCTTGCTCCcgatcctgcagcagctgatggcAGACGGCGTGGCAGCCAGTCAATTCAGTGAGCTGCAGGAGCCTGAAGGCATCATCATTGCTCCAACACGAGAGCTCATCAACCAGATCTACCTTGAGGCCAGGAAGTTTGCTCATGG gACGTGTGTGCGACCGGTCGTGGTTTACGGCGGCGTCAGCACCGGACACCAGATCAGAGATATCTGCAGAGGCTGCAACGTGCTGTGTGGAACCCCGGGGAGACTTTTGGACATGATCGGGAGAGGAAAG GTTGGGCTGACTAAGCTGCGGTACTTGGTGCTGGATGAGGCAGACCGGATGTTGGATATGGGATTTGAACCTGACATGCGCCGTCTGGTGGGCTCGCCTGGGATGCCGTCCAAAGAGAACCGCCAGACTCTGATGTTCAGCGCCACCTACCCCGAGGACATCCAGAA GTTGGCAGCTGACTTCCTAAAGACGGACTACCTGTTCCTGGCTGTGGGCGTAGTGGGTGGAGCCTGTTCCGATGTGGAGCAGTCATTCGTCCAAGTCACTAAGTTCTCTAAGAGGGAGCAGCTCCTGGACATCCTCAAAACATCCG GAACCGAGCGCACCATGGTGTTTGTTGAGACGAAGAGATCAGCTGATTTTATCGCCACATTCTTGTGCCAGGAGAAAGTTGCGACCACCAGCATTCACGG TGATCGTGAGCAGCGGGAGAGAGAGCAGGCCCTTGCAGATTTCCGCTCCGGTAAATGTCCGGTCCTTGTGGCGACTTCTGTGGCCGCCCGCGGTCTGGATATCCCAGATGTGCAGCATGTGGTGAACTTTGACCTCCCCAACAACATTGATGAGTACGTGCACCGTATCGGGAGGACTGGCCGCTGTGGAAACACCGGGAAGGCGGTGTCTTTTTTTGACCCGGATCATGACGGACAGCTGGCTCGCTCTCTGGTCACAATCCTGTCCAAG GCCCAACAAGAGGTTCCTGCGTGGTTAGAGGAGTCTGCATTCAGCGGCGGCAGCGGCCCCACAGGCATGAAGAACTTTGCCTCCACTGATTCCAGGAAG CATGGAGGATCTTTCAATGACCGCAGCGTGCAGAGCCAGCCggctgctcctgctgcagctgatgaTGACGAATGGGAATAA
- the ddx4 gene encoding probable ATP-dependent RNA helicase DDX4 isoform X1, whose protein sequence is MDDWDEGSSSTAVAPSSFSSNEGIQGSSWNTDGGHGGRGRGRGGGFKSSFSSGGDENGTDGDSSWNKSGGEGGGFRGRGRGRGRGFGRSDRSDLNAVCFTGDDDDEVRENGFRGGSRGGRGGRGGRGGGFRQGGDSGGGGGFGGKRGNISHFGKVDFTFSNLKMRLVFVSGYRGKDEDTFNKGEDKENKEGGDGERPRVTYVPEALPEDEDSIFAHYEKGINFDKYDDIMVDVSGSNPPQAIMTFEEAAMCDSLNKNVSKSGYVKPTPVQKHGIPIISAGRDLMACAQTGSGKTAAFLLPILQQLMADGVAASQFSELQEPEGIIIAPTRELINQIYLEARKFAHGTCVRPVVVYGGVSTGHQIRDICRGCNVLCGTPGRLLDMIGRGKVGLTKLRYLVLDEADRMLDMGFEPDMRRLVGSPGMPSKENRQTLMFSATYPEDIQKLAADFLKTDYLFLAVGVVGGACSDVEQSFVQVTKFSKREQLLDILKTSGTERTMVFVETKRSADFIATFLCQEKVATTSIHGDREQREREQALADFRSGKCPVLVATSVAARGLDIPDVQHVVNFDLPNNIDEYVHRIGRTGRCGNTGKAVSFFDPDHDGQLARSLVTILSKAQQEVPAWLEESAFSGGSGPTGMKNFASTDSRKHGGSFNDRSVQSQPAAPAAADDDEWE, encoded by the exons ATGGATGACTGGGACGAG GGATCTTCTTCTACTGCTGTGGCACCGTCCAGCTTCTCTTCAAATGAAG GAATACAAGGAAGCTCCTGGAACACAGATGGAG GTCATGGAGGAAGAGGccgaggcagaggaggagggtttAAGAGCTCGTTCTCTTCAG GTGGCGATGAGAACGGAACTG ATGGAGACAGTAGCTGGAACAAGTCAGGCGGAGAGGGAGGTGGATtcagagggagaggcagag GTCGCGGTAGAGGATTCGGCAGATCGGATCGCAGTGACTTAAACG CTGTTTGTTTCACAGGAGACGACGACGATGAAGTGCGTGAAAATG GGTTCAGAGGAGGAAGCCGAGGAGGACGAGgcggcagaggaggaagaggaggaggattcaGACAAG GTGGAGATTCCGGTGGCGGAGGCGGCTTTGGAGgtaaaagaggaaacatttcacattttggaAAAGTCGATTTTACGTTTTCTAATCTTAAAATGCGTCTCGTTTTTGTTTCAGGTTACCGCGGGAAAGACGAGGACACCTTCAATAaag GGGAagataaagagaacaaagaaggAGGCGATGGGGAAA GACCGAGGGTGACGTATGTTCCGGAGGCGCTGCCTGAAGACGAAGACTCCATTTTTGCCCACTATGAGAAGGGGATAAACTTCGACAAGTACGATGACATCATGGTGGACGTCAGTGGTTCAAACCCACCACAGGCTATAATG ACGTTCGAAGAGGCAGCGATGTGCGACTCCCTGAATAAAAATGTCAGCAAGTCCGGTTATGTGAAGCCGACTCCGGTGCAGAAACACGGCATCCCGATCATCTCCGCCGGTAGAGACCTGATGGCCTGTGCACAGACCGGATCTGGTAAAACG GCGGCATTCTTGCTCCcgatcctgcagcagctgatggcAGACGGCGTGGCAGCCAGTCAATTCAGTGAGCTGCAGGAGCCTGAAGGCATCATCATTGCTCCAACACGAGAGCTCATCAACCAGATCTACCTTGAGGCCAGGAAGTTTGCTCATGG gACGTGTGTGCGACCGGTCGTGGTTTACGGCGGCGTCAGCACCGGACACCAGATCAGAGATATCTGCAGAGGCTGCAACGTGCTGTGTGGAACCCCGGGGAGACTTTTGGACATGATCGGGAGAGGAAAG GTTGGGCTGACTAAGCTGCGGTACTTGGTGCTGGATGAGGCAGACCGGATGTTGGATATGGGATTTGAACCTGACATGCGCCGTCTGGTGGGCTCGCCTGGGATGCCGTCCAAAGAGAACCGCCAGACTCTGATGTTCAGCGCCACCTACCCCGAGGACATCCAGAA GTTGGCAGCTGACTTCCTAAAGACGGACTACCTGTTCCTGGCTGTGGGCGTAGTGGGTGGAGCCTGTTCCGATGTGGAGCAGTCATTCGTCCAAGTCACTAAGTTCTCTAAGAGGGAGCAGCTCCTGGACATCCTCAAAACATCCG GAACCGAGCGCACCATGGTGTTTGTTGAGACGAAGAGATCAGCTGATTTTATCGCCACATTCTTGTGCCAGGAGAAAGTTGCGACCACCAGCATTCACGG TGATCGTGAGCAGCGGGAGAGAGAGCAGGCCCTTGCAGATTTCCGCTCCGGTAAATGTCCGGTCCTTGTGGCGACTTCTGTGGCCGCCCGCGGTCTGGATATCCCAGATGTGCAGCATGTGGTGAACTTTGACCTCCCCAACAACATTGATGAGTACGTGCACCGTATCGGGAGGACTGGCCGCTGTGGAAACACCGGGAAGGCGGTGTCTTTTTTTGACCCGGATCATGACGGACAGCTGGCTCGCTCTCTGGTCACAATCCTGTCCAAG GCCCAACAAGAGGTTCCTGCGTGGTTAGAGGAGTCTGCATTCAGCGGCGGCAGCGGCCCCACAGGCATGAAGAACTTTGCCTCCACTGATTCCAGGAAG CATGGAGGATCTTTCAATGACCGCAGCGTGCAGAGCCAGCCggctgctcctgctgcagctgatgaTGACGAATGGGAATAA
- the ddx4 gene encoding probable ATP-dependent RNA helicase DDX4 isoform X2 — protein MDDWDEGSSSTAVAPSSFSSNEGIQGSSWNTDGGHGGRGRGRGGGFKSSFSSGGDENGTDGDSSWNKSGGEGGGFRGRGRGRGRGFGRSDRSDLNGDDDDEVRENGFRGGSRGGRGGRGGRGGGFRQGGDSGGGGGFGGKRGNISHFGKVDFTFSNLKMRLVFVSGYRGKDEDTFNKGEDKENKEGGDGERPRVTYVPEALPEDEDSIFAHYEKGINFDKYDDIMVDVSGSNPPQAIMTFEEAAMCDSLNKNVSKSGYVKPTPVQKHGIPIISAGRDLMACAQTGSGKTAAFLLPILQQLMADGVAASQFSELQEPEGIIIAPTRELINQIYLEARKFAHGTCVRPVVVYGGVSTGHQIRDICRGCNVLCGTPGRLLDMIGRGKVGLTKLRYLVLDEADRMLDMGFEPDMRRLVGSPGMPSKENRQTLMFSATYPEDIQKLAADFLKTDYLFLAVGVVGGACSDVEQSFVQVTKFSKREQLLDILKTSGTERTMVFVETKRSADFIATFLCQEKVATTSIHGDREQREREQALADFRSGKCPVLVATSVAARGLDIPDVQHVVNFDLPNNIDEYVHRIGRTGRCGNTGKAVSFFDPDHDGQLARSLVTILSKAQQEVPAWLEESAFSGGSGPTGMKNFASTDSRKHGGSFNDRSVQSQPAAPAAADDDEWE, from the exons ATGGATGACTGGGACGAG GGATCTTCTTCTACTGCTGTGGCACCGTCCAGCTTCTCTTCAAATGAAG GAATACAAGGAAGCTCCTGGAACACAGATGGAG GTCATGGAGGAAGAGGccgaggcagaggaggagggtttAAGAGCTCGTTCTCTTCAG GTGGCGATGAGAACGGAACTG ATGGAGACAGTAGCTGGAACAAGTCAGGCGGAGAGGGAGGTGGATtcagagggagaggcagag GTCGCGGTAGAGGATTCGGCAGATCGGATCGCAGTGACTTAAACG GAGACGACGACGATGAAGTGCGTGAAAATG GGTTCAGAGGAGGAAGCCGAGGAGGACGAGgcggcagaggaggaagaggaggaggattcaGACAAG GTGGAGATTCCGGTGGCGGAGGCGGCTTTGGAGgtaaaagaggaaacatttcacattttggaAAAGTCGATTTTACGTTTTCTAATCTTAAAATGCGTCTCGTTTTTGTTTCAGGTTACCGCGGGAAAGACGAGGACACCTTCAATAaag GGGAagataaagagaacaaagaaggAGGCGATGGGGAAA GACCGAGGGTGACGTATGTTCCGGAGGCGCTGCCTGAAGACGAAGACTCCATTTTTGCCCACTATGAGAAGGGGATAAACTTCGACAAGTACGATGACATCATGGTGGACGTCAGTGGTTCAAACCCACCACAGGCTATAATG ACGTTCGAAGAGGCAGCGATGTGCGACTCCCTGAATAAAAATGTCAGCAAGTCCGGTTATGTGAAGCCGACTCCGGTGCAGAAACACGGCATCCCGATCATCTCCGCCGGTAGAGACCTGATGGCCTGTGCACAGACCGGATCTGGTAAAACG GCGGCATTCTTGCTCCcgatcctgcagcagctgatggcAGACGGCGTGGCAGCCAGTCAATTCAGTGAGCTGCAGGAGCCTGAAGGCATCATCATTGCTCCAACACGAGAGCTCATCAACCAGATCTACCTTGAGGCCAGGAAGTTTGCTCATGG gACGTGTGTGCGACCGGTCGTGGTTTACGGCGGCGTCAGCACCGGACACCAGATCAGAGATATCTGCAGAGGCTGCAACGTGCTGTGTGGAACCCCGGGGAGACTTTTGGACATGATCGGGAGAGGAAAG GTTGGGCTGACTAAGCTGCGGTACTTGGTGCTGGATGAGGCAGACCGGATGTTGGATATGGGATTTGAACCTGACATGCGCCGTCTGGTGGGCTCGCCTGGGATGCCGTCCAAAGAGAACCGCCAGACTCTGATGTTCAGCGCCACCTACCCCGAGGACATCCAGAA GTTGGCAGCTGACTTCCTAAAGACGGACTACCTGTTCCTGGCTGTGGGCGTAGTGGGTGGAGCCTGTTCCGATGTGGAGCAGTCATTCGTCCAAGTCACTAAGTTCTCTAAGAGGGAGCAGCTCCTGGACATCCTCAAAACATCCG GAACCGAGCGCACCATGGTGTTTGTTGAGACGAAGAGATCAGCTGATTTTATCGCCACATTCTTGTGCCAGGAGAAAGTTGCGACCACCAGCATTCACGG TGATCGTGAGCAGCGGGAGAGAGAGCAGGCCCTTGCAGATTTCCGCTCCGGTAAATGTCCGGTCCTTGTGGCGACTTCTGTGGCCGCCCGCGGTCTGGATATCCCAGATGTGCAGCATGTGGTGAACTTTGACCTCCCCAACAACATTGATGAGTACGTGCACCGTATCGGGAGGACTGGCCGCTGTGGAAACACCGGGAAGGCGGTGTCTTTTTTTGACCCGGATCATGACGGACAGCTGGCTCGCTCTCTGGTCACAATCCTGTCCAAG GCCCAACAAGAGGTTCCTGCGTGGTTAGAGGAGTCTGCATTCAGCGGCGGCAGCGGCCCCACAGGCATGAAGAACTTTGCCTCCACTGATTCCAGGAAG CATGGAGGATCTTTCAATGACCGCAGCGTGCAGAGCCAGCCggctgctcctgctgcagctgatgaTGACGAATGGGAATAA
- the ddx4 gene encoding probable ATP-dependent RNA helicase DDX4 isoform X3, whose amino-acid sequence MDDWDEGSSSTAVAPSSFSSNEGIQGSSWNTDGGHGGRGRGRGGGFKSSFSSGGDENGTDGDSSWNKSGGEGGGFRGRGRGRGRGFGRSDRSDLNAVCFTGDDDDEVRENGFRGGSRGGRGGRGGRGGGFRQGGDSGGGGGFGGYRGKDEDTFNKGEDKENKEGGDGERPRVTYVPEALPEDEDSIFAHYEKGINFDKYDDIMVDVSGSNPPQAIMTFEEAAMCDSLNKNVSKSGYVKPTPVQKHGIPIISAGRDLMACAQTGSGKTAAFLLPILQQLMADGVAASQFSELQEPEGIIIAPTRELINQIYLEARKFAHGTCVRPVVVYGGVSTGHQIRDICRGCNVLCGTPGRLLDMIGRGKVGLTKLRYLVLDEADRMLDMGFEPDMRRLVGSPGMPSKENRQTLMFSATYPEDIQKLAADFLKTDYLFLAVGVVGGACSDVEQSFVQVTKFSKREQLLDILKTSGTERTMVFVETKRSADFIATFLCQEKVATTSIHGDREQREREQALADFRSGKCPVLVATSVAARGLDIPDVQHVVNFDLPNNIDEYVHRIGRTGRCGNTGKAVSFFDPDHDGQLARSLVTILSKAQQEVPAWLEESAFSGGSGPTGMKNFASTDSRKHGGSFNDRSVQSQPAAPAAADDDEWE is encoded by the exons ATGGATGACTGGGACGAG GGATCTTCTTCTACTGCTGTGGCACCGTCCAGCTTCTCTTCAAATGAAG GAATACAAGGAAGCTCCTGGAACACAGATGGAG GTCATGGAGGAAGAGGccgaggcagaggaggagggtttAAGAGCTCGTTCTCTTCAG GTGGCGATGAGAACGGAACTG ATGGAGACAGTAGCTGGAACAAGTCAGGCGGAGAGGGAGGTGGATtcagagggagaggcagag GTCGCGGTAGAGGATTCGGCAGATCGGATCGCAGTGACTTAAACG CTGTTTGTTTCACAGGAGACGACGACGATGAAGTGCGTGAAAATG GGTTCAGAGGAGGAAGCCGAGGAGGACGAGgcggcagaggaggaagaggaggaggattcaGACAAG GTGGAGATTCCGGTGGCGGAGGCGGCTTTGGAG GTTACCGCGGGAAAGACGAGGACACCTTCAATAaag GGGAagataaagagaacaaagaaggAGGCGATGGGGAAA GACCGAGGGTGACGTATGTTCCGGAGGCGCTGCCTGAAGACGAAGACTCCATTTTTGCCCACTATGAGAAGGGGATAAACTTCGACAAGTACGATGACATCATGGTGGACGTCAGTGGTTCAAACCCACCACAGGCTATAATG ACGTTCGAAGAGGCAGCGATGTGCGACTCCCTGAATAAAAATGTCAGCAAGTCCGGTTATGTGAAGCCGACTCCGGTGCAGAAACACGGCATCCCGATCATCTCCGCCGGTAGAGACCTGATGGCCTGTGCACAGACCGGATCTGGTAAAACG GCGGCATTCTTGCTCCcgatcctgcagcagctgatggcAGACGGCGTGGCAGCCAGTCAATTCAGTGAGCTGCAGGAGCCTGAAGGCATCATCATTGCTCCAACACGAGAGCTCATCAACCAGATCTACCTTGAGGCCAGGAAGTTTGCTCATGG gACGTGTGTGCGACCGGTCGTGGTTTACGGCGGCGTCAGCACCGGACACCAGATCAGAGATATCTGCAGAGGCTGCAACGTGCTGTGTGGAACCCCGGGGAGACTTTTGGACATGATCGGGAGAGGAAAG GTTGGGCTGACTAAGCTGCGGTACTTGGTGCTGGATGAGGCAGACCGGATGTTGGATATGGGATTTGAACCTGACATGCGCCGTCTGGTGGGCTCGCCTGGGATGCCGTCCAAAGAGAACCGCCAGACTCTGATGTTCAGCGCCACCTACCCCGAGGACATCCAGAA GTTGGCAGCTGACTTCCTAAAGACGGACTACCTGTTCCTGGCTGTGGGCGTAGTGGGTGGAGCCTGTTCCGATGTGGAGCAGTCATTCGTCCAAGTCACTAAGTTCTCTAAGAGGGAGCAGCTCCTGGACATCCTCAAAACATCCG GAACCGAGCGCACCATGGTGTTTGTTGAGACGAAGAGATCAGCTGATTTTATCGCCACATTCTTGTGCCAGGAGAAAGTTGCGACCACCAGCATTCACGG TGATCGTGAGCAGCGGGAGAGAGAGCAGGCCCTTGCAGATTTCCGCTCCGGTAAATGTCCGGTCCTTGTGGCGACTTCTGTGGCCGCCCGCGGTCTGGATATCCCAGATGTGCAGCATGTGGTGAACTTTGACCTCCCCAACAACATTGATGAGTACGTGCACCGTATCGGGAGGACTGGCCGCTGTGGAAACACCGGGAAGGCGGTGTCTTTTTTTGACCCGGATCATGACGGACAGCTGGCTCGCTCTCTGGTCACAATCCTGTCCAAG GCCCAACAAGAGGTTCCTGCGTGGTTAGAGGAGTCTGCATTCAGCGGCGGCAGCGGCCCCACAGGCATGAAGAACTTTGCCTCCACTGATTCCAGGAAG CATGGAGGATCTTTCAATGACCGCAGCGTGCAGAGCCAGCCggctgctcctgctgcagctgatgaTGACGAATGGGAATAA